From Corynebacterium frankenforstense DSM 45800, the proteins below share one genomic window:
- the secG gene encoding preprotein translocase subunit SecG, which produces MILALQIVLVLSAVLMSVFVLLHKGKGGGLSSLFGGGVQSNLSGSTVVEKNLDRYTVIMALIWILCIVALNLLQAYA; this is translated from the coding sequence ATGATCCTCGCGCTCCAGATCGTGCTCGTGCTCAGCGCCGTGCTGATGTCGGTGTTCGTGCTCCTGCACAAGGGCAAGGGCGGCGGCCTGTCCAGCCTCTTCGGCGGCGGCGTGCAGTCCAACCTGTCGGGTTCCACCGTGGTGGAGAAGAACCTCGACCGCTACACGGTGATCATGGCCCTCATCTGGATCCTGTGCATCGTGGCGCTGAACCTGCTGCAGGCCTACGCCTGA
- the zwf gene encoding glucose-6-phosphate dehydrogenase, with protein MTAPHSPADWTNPLRNPHDTRLPRIAGASGMVIFGVTGDLSRRKLLPAVYDLANRGLLPAGFTLVGFGRREWSKQDFEDHVRAAVLDGARTPWDDNVWERLSAGMHFVTGTFDDDASFDRLADTLAEMDRTRGTGGNWAFYLSVPPGSFADVCAQLDRSGLAAGSDGSWRRVIVEKPFGHDLASARELNRTINSVFPEESVFRIDHYLGKETVQNILALRFANQLFEPFWDARYIDHVQITMAEDIGLGGRAGYYDGIGAARDVIQNHLIQLAALVAMEEPVAFDPAQLRAEKIKVLRAAAPVEPFDETTARGQYGPGWQGSEKVPGLREEEGFDPESTTETFAALTVEIGSRRWAGVPFYLRTGKRLGRRVTEIALVFKMPPHQPFRDEQTAALGPNAVVIRVQPDEGVLMRFGSKVPGSSMEVRDVNMDFSYSENFTSDSPEAYERLILDVLLGEASLFPTNTEVELSWKILDPVLEYWAAHGRPDTYPAGTWGPASAERMLARHGRTWRRP; from the coding sequence GTGACCGCTCCCCACAGCCCCGCCGACTGGACCAACCCGCTGCGCAACCCGCACGACACCCGCCTGCCGCGCATCGCCGGTGCCTCCGGGATGGTCATCTTCGGCGTGACCGGCGACCTCTCGCGCCGCAAGCTCCTGCCCGCCGTCTACGACCTGGCCAACCGCGGCCTGCTGCCCGCCGGGTTCACCCTCGTCGGCTTCGGCCGCCGCGAGTGGTCCAAGCAGGACTTCGAGGACCACGTCCGCGCCGCCGTGCTCGACGGCGCGCGCACCCCCTGGGACGACAACGTCTGGGAGCGCCTCTCGGCCGGCATGCACTTCGTGACCGGCACCTTCGACGACGACGCCTCCTTCGACCGGCTCGCCGACACCCTCGCCGAGATGGACCGCACCCGCGGCACCGGCGGCAACTGGGCGTTCTACCTCTCGGTGCCGCCGGGCAGCTTCGCCGACGTCTGCGCCCAGCTGGACCGCTCCGGCCTGGCCGCCGGCTCCGACGGCTCGTGGCGCCGCGTGATCGTCGAGAAGCCCTTCGGCCACGACCTGGCCAGCGCGAGGGAGCTGAACCGGACGATCAACTCGGTCTTCCCCGAGGAGTCCGTCTTCCGCATCGACCACTACCTGGGCAAGGAGACGGTCCAGAACATCCTGGCGCTGCGCTTCGCCAACCAGCTCTTCGAGCCGTTCTGGGACGCCCGCTACATCGACCACGTCCAGATCACCATGGCCGAGGACATCGGCCTCGGCGGGCGCGCCGGCTACTACGACGGCATCGGTGCGGCCCGCGACGTCATCCAGAACCACCTGATCCAGCTGGCCGCGCTGGTGGCCATGGAGGAGCCGGTGGCCTTCGACCCCGCGCAGCTGCGCGCCGAGAAGATCAAGGTGCTGCGCGCCGCCGCCCCGGTCGAGCCCTTCGACGAGACGACGGCCCGCGGCCAGTACGGCCCCGGCTGGCAGGGCTCCGAGAAGGTGCCCGGCCTGCGCGAGGAGGAGGGCTTCGACCCGGAGTCGACCACCGAGACCTTCGCCGCGCTGACCGTGGAGATCGGCTCGCGCCGCTGGGCCGGCGTGCCGTTCTACCTGCGCACCGGCAAGCGCCTCGGCCGGCGCGTCACCGAGATCGCGCTCGTGTTCAAGATGCCGCCGCACCAGCCCTTCCGCGACGAGCAGACCGCCGCCCTGGGCCCGAACGCGGTGGTCATCCGCGTCCAGCCCGACGAGGGCGTGCTCATGCGCTTCGGCTCGAAGGTCCCGGGATCCTCGATGGAGGTCCGCGACGTCAACATGGACTTCTCCTACTCGGAGAACTTCACCTCCGACTCCCCCGAGGCCTACGAGCGCCTCATCCTCGACGTGCTGCTCGGCGAGGCCAGCCTCTTCCCGACCAACACCGAGGTCGAGCTGTCCTGGAAGATCCTCGACCCCGTCCTCGAGTACTGGGCCGCCCACGGCCGCCCCGACACCTACCCGGCCGGCACGTGGGGTCCGGCCTCCGCCGAGCGGATGCTCGCGCGCCACGGCCGCACCTGGCGCCGCCCGTGA
- the tal gene encoding transaldolase: protein MTAIDDLASVGTSTWLDDLSRDRITSGNLAEVIKDKSVVGVTTNPAIFAASMSKGTAYDTQIAELKAAGADVDTAVYAMSIDDVRDACDVFAEIYERSGGKDGRVSIEVDPRISDDADRTLAQAKELWAKVDRPNVMIKIPATEASLPAVTDALAEGISVNVTLIFSVERYRAVMQAFADGIKRAAGNGHDVSKIHSVASFFVSRVDTEIDKRLEAIGSEEALALRGKAGVANARLAYAEYLKFFEAAELPEGANVQRPLWASTGVKNPEYPADLYVVELAGPNTVNTMPEKTIDAALAGDNVHGDTLNGTADEAAEVFEKLRAVGIDVDDVFVVLEREGVEKFVASWSELLEKMAQQLA from the coding sequence ATGACCGCCATCGACGATCTTGCCTCGGTGGGCACCTCCACCTGGCTCGACGACCTCTCCCGCGACCGCATCACCTCCGGCAACCTGGCCGAGGTGATCAAGGACAAGTCCGTCGTGGGTGTGACCACCAACCCGGCGATCTTCGCCGCCTCGATGTCGAAGGGCACCGCCTACGACACCCAGATCGCGGAGCTCAAGGCCGCCGGCGCCGACGTCGACACCGCCGTCTACGCGATGAGCATCGACGACGTCCGCGACGCCTGCGACGTCTTCGCCGAGATCTACGAGCGCTCCGGCGGCAAGGACGGCCGCGTCTCCATCGAAGTCGACCCACGCATCTCCGACGACGCCGACCGCACCCTGGCCCAGGCCAAGGAGCTGTGGGCCAAGGTGGACCGCCCGAACGTGATGATCAAGATCCCGGCGACCGAGGCCTCCCTGCCCGCCGTGACCGACGCCCTGGCCGAGGGCATCAGCGTCAACGTCACGCTGATCTTCTCCGTCGAGCGCTACCGCGCCGTCATGCAGGCCTTCGCCGACGGCATCAAGCGCGCCGCCGGGAACGGCCACGACGTCTCCAAGATCCACTCCGTCGCGTCTTTCTTCGTCTCGCGCGTGGACACCGAGATCGACAAGCGCCTCGAGGCCATCGGCTCCGAGGAGGCCCTGGCCCTGCGCGGCAAGGCCGGCGTGGCCAACGCCCGCCTCGCCTACGCGGAGTACCTGAAGTTCTTCGAGGCCGCCGAGCTGCCCGAGGGCGCCAACGTCCAGCGCCCGCTGTGGGCCTCGACCGGCGTGAAGAACCCGGAGTACCCGGCCGACCTCTACGTCGTGGAGCTGGCCGGCCCGAACACGGTCAACACCATGCCGGAGAAGACCATCGACGCCGCCCTGGCCGGCGACAACGTCCACGGTGACACCCTCAACGGCACCGCCGACGAAGCCGCCGAGGTCTTCGAAAAGCTGCGCGCCGTGGGCATCGACGTCGACGACGTCTTCGTAGTGCTCGAGCGCGAGGGCGTCGAGAAGTTCGTCGCCTCCTGGTCCGAGCTGCTCGAGAAGATGGCCCAGCAGCTGGCCTGA
- a CDS encoding phosphoglycerate kinase: MAIKTIDDLLAEGVAGRHVLVRSDFNVPLNDAGEITDPGRITASLPTLKALLEGGAKVIAMAHLGRPKGEVNPKFSLKPVAEALSEALGQYVALAGDVVGEDAHERANGLSDGEIVLLENVRFDPRETSKDEAERAEFADELVALAADNGAFVSDGFGVVHRKQTSVFDVAKRLPAYAGYLVNKEVSVLDSVAKEPAKPYVVVLGGSKVSDKLGVIEALAGKADSLVIGGGMCYTFLKAKGYDVQESLLQEEMVETCGELLERYGDKIVLPVDLVAAEKFDKDAEHKIVELDGIPAGWMSLDIGPKSVERFAEVLASSKTVFWNGPMGVFEFEAFSKGTKGLAQAIIDATRNNDSFSVVGGGDSAASVRVLGLDEDGFSHISTGGGASLEFLEGKELPGVAVLNR; the protein is encoded by the coding sequence ATGGCCATCAAGACCATCGACGACCTGCTCGCCGAGGGCGTCGCCGGACGCCACGTGCTCGTCCGTTCCGACTTCAACGTCCCGCTCAACGACGCCGGCGAGATCACCGACCCGGGCCGCATCACCGCGTCCCTGCCGACCCTCAAGGCCCTGCTCGAGGGTGGCGCCAAGGTCATCGCCATGGCCCACCTCGGCCGCCCGAAGGGCGAGGTCAACCCGAAGTTCTCCCTCAAGCCCGTCGCCGAGGCCCTCAGCGAGGCCCTGGGCCAGTACGTCGCCCTGGCCGGCGACGTCGTCGGCGAGGACGCCCACGAGCGCGCCAACGGCCTGAGCGACGGCGAGATCGTCCTGCTCGAGAACGTCCGCTTCGACCCGCGTGAGACCAGCAAGGACGAGGCCGAGCGCGCCGAGTTCGCCGACGAGCTCGTCGCCCTGGCCGCCGACAACGGCGCCTTCGTCTCCGACGGCTTCGGTGTGGTCCACCGCAAGCAGACCTCCGTCTTCGACGTGGCCAAGCGCCTGCCCGCCTACGCCGGCTACCTGGTCAACAAGGAGGTCTCCGTCCTCGACTCCGTGGCCAAGGAGCCCGCCAAGCCCTACGTGGTCGTCCTCGGCGGCTCGAAGGTCTCCGACAAGCTCGGCGTCATCGAGGCCCTGGCCGGCAAGGCCGACAGCCTCGTCATCGGCGGCGGCATGTGCTACACGTTCCTCAAGGCCAAGGGCTACGACGTCCAGGAGTCCCTGCTCCAGGAGGAGATGGTGGAGACCTGCGGCGAGCTGCTCGAGCGCTACGGCGACAAGATCGTCCTGCCGGTCGACCTGGTCGCGGCCGAGAAGTTCGACAAGGACGCCGAGCACAAGATCGTCGAGCTCGACGGCATCCCCGCCGGCTGGATGTCCCTGGACATCGGCCCGAAGTCGGTCGAGCGCTTCGCCGAGGTGCTCGCCTCCTCCAAGACCGTGTTCTGGAACGGCCCGATGGGCGTCTTCGAGTTCGAGGCGTTCTCCAAGGGCACCAAGGGCCTGGCCCAGGCGATCATCGACGCCACCAGGAACAACGACTCCTTCTCGGTCGTCGGCGGCGGCGACTCCGCGGCCTCCGTGCGCGTGCTCGGCCTCGACGAGGACGGCTTCTCGCACATCTCCACCGGCGGCGGCGCCTCCCTCGAGTTCCTCGAGGGCAAGGAGCTGCCGGGCGTCGCGGTCCTGAACCGCTGA
- the tpiA gene encoding triose-phosphate isomerase — protein sequence MARTPLIAGNWKMNLNHLEAITVLQKFAFALPKEYYEKIDVAFTVPFTDLRSVQTLVEGDKLQFTYGAQDVSVHESGAYTGEVSAEMLAKLGCAWVVVGHSERRQYHGETDETVAAKAAAALGAGMSPIVCVGEPLEVREKGEHVDYVVEQARRSLAGLDAAQLARTVLAYEPVWAIGTGKVASADDAQEVCGALRNLIAELADEKTAEEFRILYGGSVKADSVAEIVGKPDVDGGLVGGASLDGEAFAKLAANAAQTVA from the coding sequence ATGGCACGCACCCCCCTCATCGCGGGCAACTGGAAGATGAACCTCAACCACCTCGAGGCCATCACCGTCCTGCAGAAGTTCGCCTTCGCCCTGCCGAAGGAGTACTACGAGAAGATCGACGTCGCCTTCACCGTCCCGTTCACCGACCTGCGCTCCGTCCAGACCCTCGTCGAGGGCGACAAGCTGCAGTTCACCTACGGGGCCCAGGACGTCTCCGTGCACGAGTCCGGCGCCTACACCGGTGAGGTCTCCGCCGAGATGCTCGCCAAGCTGGGCTGCGCCTGGGTGGTCGTGGGCCACTCCGAGCGCCGCCAGTACCACGGCGAGACCGACGAGACCGTCGCCGCCAAGGCCGCCGCCGCCCTCGGCGCCGGCATGTCGCCGATCGTCTGCGTCGGCGAGCCGCTCGAGGTCCGCGAGAAGGGCGAGCACGTCGACTACGTCGTCGAGCAGGCCCGCCGGTCGCTGGCCGGCCTCGACGCCGCCCAGCTGGCCCGCACCGTCCTGGCCTACGAGCCCGTCTGGGCCATCGGCACCGGCAAGGTCGCCTCGGCCGACGACGCCCAGGAGGTCTGCGGCGCGCTGCGCAACTTGATCGCCGAGCTCGCCGACGAGAAGACCGCCGAGGAGTTCCGCATCCTCTACGGCGGCTCCGTCAAGGCCGACTCCGTCGCCGAGATCGTCGGCAAGCCCGACGTCGACGGCGGTCTGGTCGGCGGCGCCTCCCTGGACGGCGAGGCCTTCGCCAAGCTGGCCGCCAACGCCGCCCAGACGGTCGCCTAG
- the gap gene encoding type I glyceraldehyde-3-phosphate dehydrogenase, giving the protein MTIRVGINGFGRIGRNFFRAVLQRSDDLEVVAVNDLTDNKTLATLLKYDSILGKLDQEVSYDEESITVGEHKLHVTAERDPKNLDWAAHNVDIVIESTGFFTDANAAHAHIDAGAKKVIISAPAKNEDATFVYNVNHEDYDPEKHTVISGASCTTNCLAPMAKVLDEKFGIEEGLMTTVHAYTGDQRLHDAPHRDLRRARAAAVNIVPTSTGAAKAVALVLPQLKGKLDGYALRVPVITGSCTDLTFTAKNEVSVEAVNAAMKEAASETLGYTDEPLVSHDIVTDPHGSIFDSGLTKVIGNQVKVVSWYDNEWGYTCQLLRLTEHVASKF; this is encoded by the coding sequence GTGACCATTCGTGTTGGTATCAACGGCTTCGGCCGCATCGGCCGCAACTTCTTCCGTGCCGTCCTGCAGCGCAGCGACGACCTGGAGGTCGTCGCCGTCAACGACCTGACCGACAACAAGACGCTGGCCACGCTGCTCAAGTACGACTCCATCCTGGGCAAGCTTGACCAGGAGGTCTCCTACGACGAGGAGTCCATCACCGTCGGCGAGCACAAGCTGCACGTCACCGCCGAGCGCGACCCGAAGAACCTGGACTGGGCCGCCCACAACGTGGACATCGTCATCGAGTCCACCGGCTTCTTCACCGACGCCAACGCCGCGCACGCGCACATCGACGCCGGCGCCAAGAAGGTCATCATCTCCGCCCCCGCCAAGAACGAGGACGCGACCTTCGTCTACAACGTCAACCACGAGGACTACGACCCGGAGAAGCACACCGTCATCTCCGGCGCCTCCTGCACCACCAACTGCCTCGCCCCGATGGCCAAGGTGCTCGACGAGAAGTTCGGCATCGAAGAGGGCCTGATGACCACCGTGCACGCCTACACCGGTGACCAGCGCCTGCACGACGCCCCGCACCGCGACCTGCGTCGCGCCCGCGCCGCCGCCGTGAACATCGTCCCGACCTCCACCGGCGCCGCCAAGGCCGTCGCCCTGGTCCTCCCGCAGCTCAAGGGCAAGCTGGACGGCTACGCCCTGCGCGTGCCCGTGATCACCGGCTCCTGCACCGACCTGACCTTCACCGCGAAGAACGAGGTCTCCGTCGAGGCCGTCAACGCCGCGATGAAGGAGGCCGCCAGCGAGACCCTCGGCTACACCGACGAGCCGCTCGTCTCCCACGACATCGTGACCGACCCGCACGGCTCGATCTTCGACTCCGGCCTGACCAAGGTCATCGGCAACCAGGTCAAGGTCGTCTCCTGGTACGACAACGAGTGGGGCTACACCTGCCAGCTGCTCCGCCTGACCGAGCACGTCGCCTCCAAGTTCTAA
- the ppc gene encoding phosphoenolpyruvate carboxylase, with protein MVDDQTNMQDDIRFLGRVLGEVIAEQEGQETFDLVENSRRRAFEVARGEADMSDLAAMFHDIEAEKARDVIRAFSHFALMANLAEDLYDESARLHRRQAGEPAPASTLDATWRKLAEAGVDPATISREFPATQVAPVLTAHPTETRRRTVFDAQKHISELMRRRRVLLTAGENALTAGELEEIERDVRRRLTILWQTALIRVARPRLEDEVEVGLRYYKLSLLQAIPKLNHDVVKLLSDSAGAPVPQHPIVQPGCWIGADHDGNPYVTGTTLDYAATRAAETVLKYYAGQLHDLEHELSLSDRLGEVSEKLYALADEGHNDVPSRVDEPYRRAVHGVRGRILATTVGLIGPDAVEGDWFKAHEPYADAEEFLADLDLIDSCLRAEHDEIIADARLADLRAAVRTFGFHLYALDIRQNSESYEDVLTELFSLAHVAEDYRGLDEDAKIKLLVDELRTPRPLVPAGYHDFTEPTERELGIFRAAAEAVDKFGPEMVPHCIISMAASVSDILEPMVLLKEVGLIHANGEDPTGSVDVIPLFETIDDLEGGADILRAVWSIPLYRTYLRNRGDLQEVMLGYSDSNKDGGYFAANWALFNGETQIVQACREEGLRLRFFHGRGGTVGRGGGPSYDAILAQPAGAVQGAVRVTEQGEIISAKYGSPETARRNLEALVSATLEASLMDVNDLDDPQRAAEIMTWLSHASQAAYTRLAHEDPGFIQYFTESTPVAEIGKLNIGSRPSSRKQTESLDDLRAIPWVLSWSQSRVMLPGWYGVGTALRDFIEQSEDRDAAVAELRDLAENWPFFASVMSNMAQVMAKADMSLAQMYASLISDQDVARRVFDAIRAEYELTCEMFAKVTGRDELLADNPELARSVRDRFPYLLPLNVLQVELLRRYRAGDEDPKVPLGIQLAMNGLATALRNSG; from the coding sequence ATGGTTGACGATCAAACCAACATGCAGGACGACATCCGGTTCCTCGGCCGCGTCCTCGGCGAGGTCATCGCCGAGCAGGAGGGTCAGGAGACCTTCGACCTGGTCGAGAACTCGCGCCGGCGCGCCTTCGAGGTCGCCCGCGGCGAGGCCGACATGTCCGACCTGGCCGCCATGTTCCACGACATCGAGGCCGAGAAGGCCCGCGACGTCATCCGCGCATTCAGCCACTTCGCCCTCATGGCGAACCTGGCCGAGGACCTCTACGACGAGTCGGCCCGGCTGCACCGCCGCCAGGCCGGCGAGCCCGCCCCCGCATCCACCCTCGACGCGACCTGGCGCAAGCTGGCCGAGGCCGGCGTCGACCCGGCGACGATCTCGCGGGAGTTCCCCGCCACGCAGGTCGCCCCGGTGCTCACCGCCCACCCGACCGAGACCCGCCGCCGCACCGTCTTCGACGCCCAGAAGCACATCTCCGAGCTCATGCGCCGCCGGCGCGTGCTGCTGACGGCGGGGGAGAACGCCCTGACCGCCGGCGAGCTCGAGGAGATCGAGCGCGACGTGCGCCGCCGCCTGACCATCCTGTGGCAGACCGCCCTGATCCGCGTCGCCCGTCCCCGCCTCGAAGACGAGGTCGAGGTCGGCCTGCGCTACTACAAGCTCTCGCTGCTGCAGGCCATCCCGAAGCTCAACCACGACGTCGTCAAGCTGCTCTCCGACTCCGCGGGCGCGCCCGTGCCGCAGCACCCGATCGTGCAGCCCGGCTGCTGGATCGGCGCCGACCACGACGGCAACCCGTACGTCACCGGCACCACGCTCGACTACGCGGCCACCCGCGCCGCGGAGACCGTGCTGAAGTACTACGCCGGCCAGCTGCACGACCTCGAGCACGAGCTGAGCCTGTCCGACCGGCTCGGCGAGGTCTCCGAGAAGCTCTACGCGCTGGCCGACGAGGGCCACAACGACGTGCCCTCGCGCGTCGACGAGCCCTACCGCCGCGCCGTCCACGGCGTGCGCGGCCGCATCCTGGCCACCACCGTCGGCCTGATCGGCCCCGACGCCGTCGAGGGCGACTGGTTCAAGGCCCACGAGCCCTACGCCGACGCCGAGGAGTTCCTCGCGGACCTCGACCTCATCGACTCCTGCCTGCGCGCGGAGCACGACGAGATCATCGCCGACGCCCGCCTGGCCGACCTGCGCGCCGCCGTGCGCACCTTCGGCTTCCACCTCTACGCCCTGGACATCCGCCAGAACTCCGAGAGCTACGAGGACGTGCTCACCGAGCTGTTCTCCCTGGCGCACGTGGCCGAGGACTACCGCGGCCTGGACGAGGACGCGAAGATCAAACTGCTGGTCGACGAGCTGCGCACCCCGCGCCCGCTCGTGCCGGCCGGCTACCACGACTTCACCGAGCCCACCGAGCGCGAGCTCGGCATCTTCCGCGCGGCCGCCGAGGCCGTCGACAAGTTCGGCCCCGAGATGGTGCCGCACTGCATCATCTCGATGGCCGCCTCGGTCAGCGACATCCTCGAGCCGATGGTCCTGCTCAAGGAGGTCGGCCTGATCCACGCCAACGGCGAGGACCCGACCGGTTCCGTCGACGTCATCCCGCTGTTCGAGACCATCGACGACCTCGAGGGCGGCGCCGACATCCTGCGCGCCGTCTGGTCCATCCCGCTCTACCGCACCTACCTGCGCAACCGGGGGGACCTCCAGGAGGTCATGCTCGGCTACTCCGACTCCAACAAGGACGGCGGCTACTTCGCCGCGAACTGGGCCCTGTTCAACGGCGAGACCCAGATCGTGCAGGCCTGCCGCGAGGAGGGCCTGCGCCTGCGGTTCTTCCACGGCCGCGGCGGCACCGTCGGCCGTGGCGGCGGACCGTCCTACGACGCGATCCTGGCCCAGCCAGCCGGCGCCGTGCAGGGCGCGGTGCGCGTCACCGAGCAGGGCGAGATCATCTCCGCGAAGTACGGCTCGCCGGAGACGGCGCGCCGCAACCTCGAGGCGCTGGTCTCGGCCACGCTCGAGGCCTCGCTGATGGACGTCAACGACCTCGACGACCCGCAGCGCGCCGCCGAGATCATGACCTGGCTCTCGCACGCCAGCCAGGCGGCCTACACCCGCCTGGCCCACGAGGACCCCGGCTTCATCCAGTACTTCACCGAGTCGACCCCGGTCGCCGAGATCGGCAAGCTGAACATCGGCTCGCGCCCGTCGTCGCGCAAGCAGACCGAGTCGCTGGATGACCTGCGCGCCATCCCGTGGGTGCTGTCCTGGTCGCAGTCGCGCGTCATGCTGCCCGGCTGGTACGGCGTGGGCACCGCGCTGCGCGACTTCATCGAGCAGTCCGAGGACCGCGACGCCGCGGTCGCCGAGCTGCGCGACCTGGCCGAGAACTGGCCGTTCTTCGCCTCGGTGATGTCCAACATGGCCCAGGTCATGGCCAAGGCGGACATGAGCCTGGCGCAGATGTACGCCTCGCTGATCTCCGACCAGGATGTCGCCCGGCGCGTCTTCGACGCCATCCGCGCCGAGTACGAGCTGACCTGCGAGATGTTCGCCAAGGTCACCGGCCGCGACGAGCTGCTCGCCGACAACCCCGAGCTGGCCCGCTCCGTGCGCGACCGCTTCCCGTACCTGCTGCCGCTCAACGTGCTGCAGGTCGAGCTGCTGCGCCGCTACCGCGCCGGCGACGAGGACCCGAAGGTCCCGCTGGGCATCCAGCTGGCCATGAACGGCCTGGCCACCGCCCTGCGCAACTCCGGCTAG
- the pgl gene encoding 6-phosphogluconolactonase: MTDAPVHPARPEIVRVADLEELTTAAATRFIEVVAAAQSPGGGRHGDGVARVVLTGGGAGTGLLAKLAEFDAAADAQAETFPALRVDWSRVEVFFGDERDVPVTDPESNEGQARAALLEAVGVPEANIHGWRLGGGRAGGDGLDLETAVERYATVLEEFAPRGFDLHLLGMGGEGHVNSVFPHTAGTRADAPEVLAVTDSPKPPAHRGTITLTGVARAERVWLLVAGAGKAEAAAHVAAGAGPAEWPAAGARGAAETLLFLDDAAAGELG; the protein is encoded by the coding sequence ATGACTGACGCCCCCGTCCACCCCGCCCGCCCCGAGATCGTGCGTGTCGCCGACCTCGAGGAGCTGACCACGGCCGCCGCGACCCGCTTCATCGAGGTCGTCGCCGCCGCGCAGTCCCCGGGCGGCGGCCGCCACGGCGACGGTGTCGCGCGCGTCGTGCTCACCGGCGGCGGCGCGGGCACCGGCCTGCTGGCCAAGCTCGCCGAGTTCGACGCCGCCGCCGACGCCCAGGCCGAGACCTTCCCGGCCCTACGCGTCGACTGGAGCCGTGTGGAGGTCTTCTTCGGCGACGAGCGCGACGTGCCGGTCACCGACCCGGAGTCCAACGAGGGCCAGGCCCGCGCCGCGCTCCTCGAGGCCGTCGGCGTGCCCGAGGCCAACATCCACGGCTGGCGGCTCGGCGGCGGGCGGGCGGGCGGTGACGGCCTGGACCTGGAGACCGCCGTCGAGCGCTACGCCACCGTGCTCGAGGAGTTCGCCCCGCGGGGCTTCGACCTGCACCTGCTGGGCATGGGCGGCGAGGGCCACGTCAACTCCGTCTTCCCGCACACCGCGGGCACGCGTGCCGACGCCCCCGAGGTGCTCGCCGTGACCGACTCACCGAAGCCGCCGGCGCACCGCGGCACGATCACGCTCACCGGCGTGGCGCGCGCCGAGCGCGTCTGGCTGCTCGTCGCCGGCGCGGGCAAGGCCGAGGCCGCCGCGCACGTGGCCGCGGGCGCCGGCCCGGCCGAGTGGCCCGCCGCCGGCGCCCGCGGCGCCGCGGAGACGCTGCTCTTCCTCGACGACGCCGCGGCCGGCGAGCTGGGCTGA
- a CDS encoding glucose-6-phosphate dehydrogenase assembly protein OpcA: MTEILTDTSTGYIARRLVRVHETTAQTTGRVLTLIVLAGADENLESVIGTVKDASREHPSRVLVLLDAAHGRPLPEGKDSCIDAEIHVGGDAGASELVVIRMNGEVAEHPASVVTPLLLPDTPIVCWWPSAAPADPAATKVGRIAQRRIVDSRCSGHDDALAVQREHYSPGDSDLAWARITLWRAIVASTLDQPPHHDITEAHISGPAGSSSVDLAAGWLADRLRVPVTRETHTGHGIRLTMTRADGELVIDQRSLDTVEVEVPGAATQLVALNERSQADCLSEELRHLDPDDAYAGALDGIRRLNWA, from the coding sequence ATGACCGAGATCCTCACCGACACCTCGACCGGCTACATCGCCCGGCGCCTGGTCCGCGTGCACGAGACCACCGCCCAGACCACGGGCCGCGTGCTCACCCTCATCGTCCTCGCCGGCGCCGACGAGAACCTGGAGTCCGTCATCGGCACCGTCAAGGACGCCTCCCGGGAGCACCCCTCCCGCGTGCTCGTCCTCCTCGACGCCGCCCACGGCCGCCCGCTGCCGGAGGGCAAGGACTCCTGCATCGACGCCGAGATCCACGTCGGCGGCGACGCCGGCGCCAGCGAGCTCGTGGTCATCCGCATGAACGGCGAGGTCGCCGAGCACCCCGCCAGCGTGGTCACCCCGCTGCTGCTGCCGGACACCCCGATCGTGTGCTGGTGGCCTTCGGCGGCCCCGGCCGACCCGGCGGCGACGAAGGTCGGCCGCATCGCCCAGCGCCGCATCGTCGACAGCCGCTGCAGCGGCCACGACGACGCCCTCGCTGTGCAGCGCGAGCACTACTCCCCCGGCGACTCCGACCTGGCCTGGGCGCGCATCACCCTGTGGCGCGCGATCGTGGCCTCCACGCTCGACCAGCCGCCGCACCACGACATCACCGAGGCGCACATCTCCGGCCCGGCCGGCAGCTCCAGCGTCGACCTGGCCGCCGGCTGGCTGGCCGACCGCCTGCGCGTGCCGGTCACCCGCGAGACCCACACCGGCCACGGCATCCGCCTGACCATGACGCGCGCCGACGGCGAGCTGGTCATCGACCAGCGCTCCCTGGACACCGTCGAGGTGGAGGTGCCGGGCGCGGCGACGCAGCTCGTCGCCCTCAACGAGCGCTCCCAGGCCGACTGCCTGTCCGAGGAGCTGCGCCACCTCGACCCCGACGACGCCTACGCCGGCGCCCTCGACGGCATCCGCCGCCTCAACTGGGCCTGA